A genomic stretch from Corticium candelabrum unplaced genomic scaffold, ooCorCand1.1 SCAFFOLD_84, whole genome shotgun sequence includes:
- the LOC134198043 gene encoding uncharacterized protein LOC134198043, whose amino-acid sequence MRYQKISAVLSVSLETRTAVLLFICIVPLLSVILTHAQSQTQGACEMVKSREAYLFRENCSYHVQFQCPTNVSLPGSCYKITEEGGRTVLPSHRYKMRNSTPQGKFTVEISPTREDNGPIYCAAIGYKPIQLFFQQEDIPSSTIELLSEDNSELKFSCTIRETNSSAPLNNYMITLLRNETEVDGTYGYPTTYVDGTVKQEFLISRQSPYDTYIYGCQVSTTTTPTCPLSRTSSNRVKANNPQRPKSQIPPQNGQSPTPRAKPRSRTPPQLNSHPNRVPPKSKSNDTDLLIIIGVPALITVVLVSVGMVIVIVRKCRQSPDCCQPRQRPLQQPTQATEQETRVPKQVANPPVQETGHTAIQESSRGKTSLDTCTPSVTHYDSAL is encoded by the exons ATGCGCTATCAAAAGATTTCtgctgttctgtctgtctctctagaGACGAGGACGGCCGTACTGTTGTTCATCTGTATTGTACCGTTGCTTTCTGTCATCTTGACACACGCTCAAAGTCAAACGCAAG gAGCTTGTGAGATGGTGAAAAGCCGTGAAGCTTACTTATTTCGAGAGAACTGTAGCTATCACGTCCAGTTCCAATGTCCCACTAACGTTAGCCTGCCTGGAAGTTGCTACAAGATCACAGAGGAAGGAGGTAGAACGGTATTGCCAAGCCACAGATATAAGATGCGCAATTCTACGCCCCAAGGGAAGTTTACTGTGGAGATCTCACCTACGCGTGAAGACAACGGACCCATTTACTGTGCAGCAATAGGGTATAAGCCAATTCAACTCTTCTTTCAGCAAGAAG ACATTCCTAGCAGCACTATTGAGCTATTATCAGAAGACAACAGTGAGCTGAAGTTTAGTTGCACAATTCGTGAAACCAACTCATCTGCTCCGCTTAACAATTACATGATCACTCTCTTGAGGAACGAAACCGAAGTTGATGGAACATATGGATACCCAACCACTTACGTTGATGGCACAGTTAAACAAGAATTCCTAATCTCACGTCAGTCCCCATATGATACCTATATATATGGATGTCAAGTAAGCACAACAACCACACCAACATGCCCTCTTAGTCGCACAAGCTCAAACAGAGTCAAAGCCAACAATCCTCAACGTCCAAAGAGTCAGATTCCTCCCCAAAATGGTCAAAGTCCAACTCCAAGAGCAAAACCCCGGAGTCGTACTCCCCCTCAACTCAACTCTCATCCCAATCGTGTTCCCCCCAAAAGTAAAAGTAATGACACCGACTTACTCATAATAATAGGAGTACCAGCACTAATAACAGTAGTACTCGTATCAGTTGGCATGGTGATAGTAATTGTACGGAAGTGTAGACAGAGTCCAGATTGTTGTCAACCAAGGCAAAGACCACTACAGCAACCAACACAAGCGACAGAGCAAGAAACAAGAGTGCCAAAACAAGTAGCCAACCCACCCGTGCAAGAAACAGGACACACTGCCATCCAAGAAAGCAGCCGAGGCAAAACCAGTCTGGACACATGCACTCCATCTGTTACACACTATGACAGTGCACTATAA